The stretch of DNA AAGGCACCGGCGATCCGCTCCACCGGATCGGTCCCCGCCCGCACGGCAGGCGGCACCTGTGCCGCGAAGGCGTCCAGCACGTCGACGATCACCGCCAGCAGCAGGTCGTCCTTGCCGCCGAAGTAGCGGTAGATGAGGCCGACGCTGACTTCGGCCTCCGCGGCGAGCGCCTGCATGGACACCCCGTGGAAGCCGTCGCGCTCCATCAGCCGGGCCGCCGCGTCCAGCAGCTGCCGGTGGCGCCACTCGGAGCGCGCGGCGCGGGCGGCCTCGTTCGGATCTTGCGGTTCCGACCTGGTGGGCGTGGGCACGCGGTTCTCCCTGCACATCGGTGAACGCCGAGTTCATCTTCCCGGGCGCTGGTGCGCACCGGCCGGGCGGGTGTCCGGCGCCGGTCGTGCCGGCGTCCTTGACACCGCAGGCCCGATGAATCAATCTTCAGTTCCGCTGAACATGCATTCACCTTAGCTGAAGATCCGCTCACCGAGGAGGGCCATGACCACCCGCGAGGACATCGAGTAGCCGATGGACGTCACGCTGACCGAAGACCAGCTGCGCCTGCGCGACGAAGCCGGCCGGTTCGCCGCCGAACGGCTCGCGCCGCACTACCGGGAGCGGGAACAGCGCGGATCCGTCGAGCCGCAGGTGCGCCGGGAGATGGGCGATCGCGGCTTCATCGCCCCGGAGCTGCCCGTCGAGATCGGCGGGCGCGGCCTGGACCGGGTCACCTCCGGAATCCTCACCGAAGAGATCGCCCGCGGTGACTTCTCGGTGGCCTACCTGCAGGTGGTGGGCTCGCTGGTCGGCCAGATCCTCGCGAGCAACGCTGCTTCCGAGGTTGCCGCCCGCTGGGTGCCGGGCATCTGCCGCGGGGAGCACATCGTCGGCATCGGCCTGACCGAGCCGCACGCCGGTTCGGACGCCGGGATGCCGCGGCTGACCGCACGGCGCGACGGCGACGACTACCTGCTCACCGGCACCAAGTCGCTGTCTTTCGGCGGCGACGCGGCCGCCGCGGTCGTGTTCGCCCGCACCGGCGAGCAGCAGGCGCGCGGCAAGGGCATCAGCGCGTTCCTGGTGCCGCTGGACCTGCCCGGG from Saccharopolyspora sp. SCSIO 74807 encodes:
- a CDS encoding acyl-CoA dehydrogenase — encoded protein: MDVTLTEDQLRLRDEAGRFAAERLAPHYREREQRGSVEPQVRREMGDRGFIAPELPVEIGGRGLDRVTSGILTEEIARGDFSVAYLQVVGSLVGQILASNAASEVAARWVPGICRGEHIVGIGLTEPHAGSDAGMPRLTARRDGDDYLLTGTKSLSFGGDAAAAVVFARTGEQQARGKGISAFLVPLDLPGVTRESYSDMGTRAVGRGAVHFDGVRVPAEHLLGAEGKGFSEVLRGFDFSRALIGLQCVGAAQASVTETWRYVSEREAFDQPLSKFQGVSFPLAEADTRLTAARLLCYRTLSLRDRGMPHTAEAAMCKWLAPKDSFEAIQNCLLLHGQYGYRTELPLEQRLRDVLGLQIGDGTAQVMKLIIARERLGRQLAP